One Apodemus sylvaticus chromosome 14, mApoSyl1.1, whole genome shotgun sequence DNA window includes the following coding sequences:
- the Hfe gene encoding hereditary hemochromatosis protein isoform X1 produces MSLSSGLPLRLLLLLLLLLLWSVAPQARPPRSHSLRYLFMGASEPDLGLPLFEAMGYVDDQLFVSYNHESRRAEPRAPWISGQTSSQLWLQLSQSLKGWDYMFIVDFWTIMGNYNHSKVTKLGVMPESHILQVILGCEVHEDNSTSGFWRYGYDGHDHLEFCPKTLNWSAAEPGAWATKVEWEEHKIRARQNRDYVEKDCPQQLRQFLELRRGILGQQVPTLVKVSRHWASTGTSLRCQALNFFPQNITMRWLRDNQPLDAKDVNPEIVLPNGDETYQAWLTLAVAPGDETRFTCQVEHPGLDQPLTATWEPSPSRAMIIGIISGITVCAIVFVGILFLILKKRKASGGTMGDYVLTECE; encoded by the exons ATGAGCTTATCATCTGGGCTCCCactgaggctgctgctgctgctgctgctgctactgctgtggTCTGTGGCCCCGCAGGCGCGGCCGCCGC GTTCGCATTCTCTACGATACCTCTTCATGGGTGCCTCAGAGCCAGACCTCGGGCTGCCTTTGTTCGAGGCCATGGGCTATGTCGATGACCAGCTCTTTGTGTCCTACAATCATGAGAGTCGCCGTGCTGAGCCCAGGGCCCCGTGGATCTCCGGGCAGACCTCGAGCCAGCTGTGGTTGCAGCTAAGTCAGAGCCTGAAAGGATGGGATTACATGTTCATTGTGGACTTCTGGACCATCATGGGCAACTATAACCACAGTAAGG tcaCGAAGCTGGGAGTGATGCCGGAGTCCCACATCCTGCAGGTGATCCTAGGCTGTGAGGTGCATGAAGACAACAGTACCAGTGGCTTCTGGAGATATGGCTATGACGGGCACGACCACCTTGAATTCTGCCCCAAGACGCTGAACTGGAGCGCAGCCGAGCCAGGGGCCTGGGCCACCAAGGTGGAGTGGGAAGAGCACAAGATCCGAGCCAGGCAGAACAGGGACTACGTGGAGAAGGACTGCCCGCAACAGCTGAGACAGTTCCTGGAGCTGCGGAGAGGAATTCTGGGACAGCAAG TGCCTACTTTGGTGAAAGTGAGTCGTCACTGGGCCTCTACGGGGACCTCTCTAAGGTGTCAGGCTCTGAACTTCTTCCCCCAGAACATCACTATGAGGTGGCTGAGGGACAATCAGCCACTGGATGCCAAGGacgtgaaccctgagattgtgctGCCTAACGGGGATGAGACCTATCAGGCCTGGCTGACCTTGGCCGTGGCCCCTGGAGATGAGACAAGGTTCACCTGTCAAGTGGAGCACCCAGGCCTGGATCAGCCTCTAACTGCCACCTGGG AGCCCTCGCCATCTCGGGCCATGATTATTGGAATCATCAGTGGGATCACCGTCTGTGCCATTGTCTTTGTTGGAATTCTGTTCCTAAtcttaaagaaaaggaaggcttCCG GAGGAACCATGGGTGACTATGTCCTAACGGAGTGTGAGTGA
- the Hfe gene encoding hereditary hemochromatosis protein isoform X2 gives MSLSSGLPLRLLLLLLLLLLWSVAPQARPPRSHSLRYLFMGASEPDLGLPLFEAMGYVDDQLFVSYNHESRRAEPRAPWISGQTSSQLWLQLSQSLKGWDYMFIVDFWTIMGNYNHSKVTKLGVMPESHILQVILGCEVHEDNSTSGFWRYGYDGHDHLEFCPKTLNWSAAEPGAWATKVEWEEHKIRARQNRDYVEKDCPQQLRQFLELRRGILGQQVPTLVKVSRHWASTGTSLRCQALNFFPQNITMRWLRDNQPLDAKDVNPEIVLPNGDETYQAWLTLAVAPGDETRFTCQVEHPGLDQPLTATWGGTMGDYVLTECE, from the exons ATGAGCTTATCATCTGGGCTCCCactgaggctgctgctgctgctgctgctgctactgctgtggTCTGTGGCCCCGCAGGCGCGGCCGCCGC GTTCGCATTCTCTACGATACCTCTTCATGGGTGCCTCAGAGCCAGACCTCGGGCTGCCTTTGTTCGAGGCCATGGGCTATGTCGATGACCAGCTCTTTGTGTCCTACAATCATGAGAGTCGCCGTGCTGAGCCCAGGGCCCCGTGGATCTCCGGGCAGACCTCGAGCCAGCTGTGGTTGCAGCTAAGTCAGAGCCTGAAAGGATGGGATTACATGTTCATTGTGGACTTCTGGACCATCATGGGCAACTATAACCACAGTAAGG tcaCGAAGCTGGGAGTGATGCCGGAGTCCCACATCCTGCAGGTGATCCTAGGCTGTGAGGTGCATGAAGACAACAGTACCAGTGGCTTCTGGAGATATGGCTATGACGGGCACGACCACCTTGAATTCTGCCCCAAGACGCTGAACTGGAGCGCAGCCGAGCCAGGGGCCTGGGCCACCAAGGTGGAGTGGGAAGAGCACAAGATCCGAGCCAGGCAGAACAGGGACTACGTGGAGAAGGACTGCCCGCAACAGCTGAGACAGTTCCTGGAGCTGCGGAGAGGAATTCTGGGACAGCAAG TGCCTACTTTGGTGAAAGTGAGTCGTCACTGGGCCTCTACGGGGACCTCTCTAAGGTGTCAGGCTCTGAACTTCTTCCCCCAGAACATCACTATGAGGTGGCTGAGGGACAATCAGCCACTGGATGCCAAGGacgtgaaccctgagattgtgctGCCTAACGGGGATGAGACCTATCAGGCCTGGCTGACCTTGGCCGTGGCCCCTGGAGATGAGACAAGGTTCACCTGTCAAGTGGAGCACCCAGGCCTGGATCAGCCTCTAACTGCCACCTGGG GAGGAACCATGGGTGACTATGTCCTAACGGAGTGTGAGTGA
- the H1-6 gene encoding histone H1t, whose product MSETAPAASSTLVPAPVEKPSSKRRGKKPGLATARKPRGFSVSKLIPEALSTSQERAGMSLAALKKALAAAGYDVEKNNSRIKLALKRLVNKGVLVQTKGTGASGSFKLSKKAASGNDKGKGKKSAAAKAKKLGLSRASRSPKSSKTKVVKKPKATPTKAAGSRRKTKGAKGVQQRKSPAKARAANPNSGKAKMVMQKTDLRKAAGKK is encoded by the coding sequence ATGTCGGAAACGGCTCCTGCGGCCTCAAGTACCCTTGTTCCAGCTCCTGTGGAGAAACCTTCATCTAAAAGGCGAGGGAAAAAGCCTGGCCTGGCCACTGCTCGCAAACCTCGGGGTTTCTCGGTCTCCAAGTTGATTCCTGAGGCCCTTTCCACGTCTCAGGAACGGGCAGGAATGTCCCTCGCTGCCCTGAAGAAAGCCCTGGCTGCGGCTGGCTATGACGTGGAGAAGAACAACAGCCGCATCAAGCTGGCCCTCAAGAGACTTGTGAATAAGGGAGTCCTGGTGCAGACCAAGGGCACCGGCGCCTCAGGCTCCTTCAAGCTCAGCAAGAAGGCGGCTTCTGGGAACGACAAGGGCAAGGGCAAGAAGTCTGCTGCTGCCAAAGCTAAGAAGCTGGGCTTGTCCAGGGCCTCGAGGTCTCCCAAGAGTAGTAAGACCAAGGTTGTCAAGAAGCCAAAGGCCACGCCCACCAAAGCTGCTGGGagcagaaggaagaccaaaggggcCAAGGGCGTGCAGCAGCGCAAAAGCCCTGCCAAAGCGAGGGCGGCCAACCCCAACTCCGGGAAGGCAAAGATGGTCATGCAGAAGACCGATCTGAGGAAGGCAGCAGGGAAGAAGTGA